A region from the Papaver somniferum cultivar HN1 unplaced genomic scaffold, ASM357369v1 unplaced-scaffold_125, whole genome shotgun sequence genome encodes:
- the LOC113331163 gene encoding aldose 1-epimerase-like, with amino-acid sequence MSVRSCTLYTFCDSNPERVRFPLKLLKPKMGKISLMSCLILVFLVVLVNGQQKKDEIRVFELKKGNFASIKFTNWGASIMSLVIPDNQGKLADVVLGYDSAQSYKTDTTNFGRTLGRVANRIGGAKFTLNGTTYKLVANDGNNTLHGGAIGFNNVLWKVKSYKPNIKTPSITFSYDSFDGEQGFPGKVSVSVTYRIMSGNDTTLFVTMRAKAINKATPVNLAHHTYWNLGGHNSGDILSHKVQIFAKHITPVGPDLIPTGKITPVKGTPFDFYDMRTVGSRIKQLPGGYDINYVIDEPTSKTSERLIALVSESKSGRSMELWTDQPGVQFYTSNTLSNVRGKGGYVYEKYGALSLETQGFPDAVNHPNFPSVIVNPGETCIHRMRFTFSTVPSKKYADI; translated from the exons ATGTCTGTCCGGTCCTGTACCTTGTATACTTTCTGTGATTCAAACCCAGAAAGGGTTAGATTTCCATTAAAACTTCTGAAACCAAAAATGGGTAAAATTAGTTTAATGTCATGTCTCATTTTAGTTTTTTTGGTAGTGTTAGTTAATGGTCAgcagaagaaagatgaaattagAGTGTTTGAGCTCAAGAAAGGGAATTTTGCTAGTATTAAGTTCACTAATTGGGGTGCATCTATTATGTCCCTTGTTATTCCTGATAATCAAG GGAAATTAGCTGATGTTGTTCTTGGATATGATTCTGCTCAATCATACAAG ACAGACACGACTAACTTTGGTAGAACCCTGGGAAGAGTGGCGAATCGAATTGGAGGAGCTAAGTTTACATTGAATGGAACTACTTACAAACTAGTTGCCAATGATGGCAACAATACACTTCATG GTGGAGCTATAGGATTTAACAATGTGCTTTGGAAAGTGAAAAGTTATAAACCAAATATCAAAACTCCTTCGATCACTTTCAGCTATGACAGCTTTGATGGTGAACAAG GATTTCCTGGGAAGGTATCGGTATCGGTCACATACAGAATAATGTCAGGGAATGACACTACCTTATTTGTGACCATGAGAGCAAAGGCTATAAACAAGGCAACACCAGTCAACCTTGCTCACCATACATATTGGAACCTCGGTGGTCACAACAGCGGCGACATCTTATCTCACAAAGTTCAAATTTTTGCTAAGCACATCACACCAGTTGGTCCTGACCTAATCCCCACGGGCAAGATTACCCCAGTGAAGGGTACACCATTCGATTTTTATGATATGCGTACGGTTGGAAGTAGGATCAAGCAGCTTCCTGGGGGGTACGACATCAATTACGTGATAGATGAGCCCACATCCAAGACCTCGGAAAGGCTGATAGCGTTAGTGTCCGAAAGCAAATCTGGTAGGTCTATGGAGTTGTGGACTGATCAACCGGGTGTACAGTTCTACACTTCTAATACACTATCAAATGTGAGGGGAAAAGGAGGATATGTCTACGAGAAGTATGGTGCACTTTCTTTGGAGACTCAAGGTTTCCCTGATGCTGTTAATCACCCTAATTTTCCTTCTGTGATTGTGAACCCTGGCGAGACTTGCATTCACCGCATGCGTTTTACATTCAGCACTGTACCAAGTAAGAAATATGCGGACATTTGA